The segment GAATGGGGTTAAGATAGAGAATTCACACTCCGCCCTCCTCACGCCAGTTTCAGGAATTGGTCCACTGTATCTGCTTCCACCGCCTCGGAAAACATTTCATAGTCctgtggagagacagagaggcaatAAGCAAGCATGAAAACAAACGTGGCAGCTATTGAGTCCTAGAAGTGTCAAAGCCTTTCTGCCATTTTTACACTGAAACCACAggagtgatgtgtgtgttgtgtctctttgtggtcattttggggCTCTTTGGGGtagttttgcctgtttttgttgtcattttgtgtctctttgtggttgtttgcctgtttttgttgtcattttgtgtctctttgtggttgttttgcctgtttttgagGTCATTTGTGCCTCTCTGCAGTTCCTTCGCATCTCtgtgtggtctttttgtgtctctttctgtttgGTACAtcttaatttgagtgacattttgcaagtgaaggccaggggccCAGTGACAAAATGACCCCCTAGGCCTGTGCActgtaggcctgttcagtaatccatccatgcttcAGTTTGTCGCTAACACAGTGTGCTGTTTAATTCTTAACATGAACGTATGAAGGTAATTTCTGAACAAGACCCTCGACATTTGGTTGTTAGAGAACTGTGGGAAAAATATGTACTAAGCAGGTTAAGTTACAGTTGAAATATAAATCTGTGAGTGCTCTCTGGTTGACAATAGCAGTATCTATATTACCATACAATAAACACATCTTGTTGGTTATCAGCCATCATTCAGGCTGATACACATGTTACATGCTAATACTGGTGACTCAAGTGCcagtaaaaaatacagtaacatttgAAATGATCCTATGACTACAAAAATAGTGTGTcgagtgtgtgtgcttttctCACCCCACAGTACTGGTCTTCATTGAAAAGCTGGGGTGGGACCGCCGTGGGGTTCCCTGCTTTGTTCTTCATTTCGTCACGCAGCTCCCCGCCCACAGAGATGTCGATGAGCTCGTACTGGATTTTTTTGCTATCAAGGATTCGTATCACTTCCGCCTGTTGAGACTTCACCTGAAACACAAAAGCACctttcagaaatgttttcaaCCCCTGCGTAACTGTTCAACCCTGAGGATAAAAAACTGCCATCAAAACTCAAATCCTGCCGTCAGTGTGATGATTAATAGGCA is part of the Epinephelus moara isolate mb chromosome 22, YSFRI_EMoa_1.0, whole genome shotgun sequence genome and harbors:
- the sh3bgrl3 gene encoding SH3 domain-binding glutamic acid-rich-like protein 3 produces the protein MGIKLYYTTVTASRTVKSQQAEVIRILDSKKIQYELIDISVGGELRDEMKNKAGNPTAVPPQLFNEDQYCGDYEMFSEAVEADTVDQFLKLA